The Oreochromis niloticus isolate F11D_XX linkage group LG15, O_niloticus_UMD_NMBU, whole genome shotgun sequence genome includes a region encoding these proteins:
- the gzf1 gene encoding GDNF-inducible zinc finger protein 1 — protein sequence MMGTKVVQLTSGSHHEHILASLHDLRLQGQLSDVTVQVDYEGDVQEFHAHQVMLAASSGYFKKILLSPDTSRDKLSLSNMHSEDFSAFLEFVYTGKADVAGDRIGNVQAVAEFLDCDDLLKVCGEALSAEMIQKPTKKSSKVVTPDDVHGAQKEEKANGKRQCRSLLVKRQLSPHRLVTEVTSKRFKAKKTVKDEKRRGRKLQVKLSGSKVLQRSVCTKIVPLNIKNQTIDKDGEEDESRTEDKAEPEKEKAKEDECLLGDPASDGDDWECEDDAQSKDSRDPLFLPPGEEQEEEEEDEEEQSKQTLKQSSKAQFQCNKCQRTFHYEKSYLKHISTYHGVKADVVYRCETCSQTFANRSNLKIHEKHVHSNERLFVCESCNKTFKRKKDVVRHQRQVHERNLRHICPDCGKALSSKTALLLHERTHTGTKPFECTDCGARFTQNSALKMHRRTHTGEKPFACDECDARFTQKHMLAYHKRSHTGEKPFMCEACGKNFASKEYLRHHSNIHTGSRPYKCEICGRGFAQRNSLHQHLKIHTGERPYSCKDCDKQFTQLNALQRHQRIHTGEKPYMCGLCKRTFTDKSTLRRHTTIHDSDAPWKTYLVVLEGNVEEKKPRSPTKIKTEKAGPGENKSTPRKSAATAAGDAPDAAGKTHIDSIVIPSEPVAVPAEWTSHGAITLVSHSTIGGITVIHTDVTPGTQLQPIVATDNTGTSVISLDGSAIPVPFPLPVSMAHSVPLSCEAPSTSLSVPTLSVPVSEGFLASVSQIPGVSTSSVLEAAASQTILAPVSDSKAASDTEPLDPNIQTMVIGKNDCGKNQPVSKVKNKKGLN from the exons ATGATGGGGACCAAAGTGGTCCAGCTTACCTCAGGCTCGCATCATGAGCACATTCTGGCTTCTCTGCATGACCTGAGGCTGCAAGGTCAGCTGAGTGACGTCACCGTGCAGGTGGACTATGAGGGAGATGTGCAGGAGTTTCATGCCCACCAGGTGATGCTTGCTGCATCCAGTGGCTATTTCAAGAAAATTCTGCTGTCTCCGGATACATCTCGAGATAAACTGTCTCTCTCAAATATGCACTCGGAGGATTTCTCTGCGTTTCTGGAATTTGTGTATACCGGTAAAGCTGATGTTGCCGGAGACAGGATAGGTAATGTTCAAGCAGTGGCAGAGTTTTTGGACTGTGATGATCTGCTGAAGGTTTGCGGCGAGGCCTTAAGTGCAGAAATGATACAAAAGCCCACAAAGAAAAGCTCAAAAGTTGTGACTCCAGATGATGTGCATGGTgctcaaaaagaagaaaaggcaaacggGAAGAGGCAGTGTAGAAGCTTGCTGGTTAAGCGGCAGCTGTCTCCACATAGGCTGGTGACAGAAGTCACTTCAAAAAGATTCAAGGCAAAGAAAACAGTGAAGGATGAAAAAAGGCGGGGAAGAAAGCTACAGGTGAAACTGTCTGGCAGTAAGGTGCTACAGAGAAGCGTTTGTACTAAAATAGTGCCTTTAAACATCAAAAATCAAACTATTGATaaagatggagaggaggatGAGAGCAGGACTGAAGATAAGGCTGagccagagaaagaaaaagccaaAGAAGACGAGTGTTTACTGGGAGACCCTGCCTCTGATGGGGATGACTGGGAATGTGAGGACGATGCGCAGAGTAAGGATTCTCGGGACCCGTTGTTTTTACCACCtggagaggagcaggaggaggaggaggaggatgaggaggaacaATCCAAGCAGACTTTAAAACAATCATCCAAGGCCCAGTTCCAGTGCAACAAGTGCCAGCGGACTTTCCACTATGAGAAAAGCTACTTAAAGCATATCAG TACGTACCATGGCGTGAAAGCAGATGTGGTTTATCGCTGTGAGACCTGCTCGCAGACCTTCGCAAACCGCAGCAATCTGAAAATCCATGAAAAGCACGTTCACAGTAATGAGAGGCTCTTCGTCTGCGAATCCTGCAACAAGACCTTTAAGCGAAAGAAGGATGTCGTCCGCCATCAAAGACAG GTGCATGAACGCAATCTGCGACACATCTGTCCTGACTGCGGGAAAGCACTCAGCTCCAAAACTGCCCTGTTGTTGCACGAGaggacacacacaggcacaaaacCCTTTGAGTGTACTGACTGCGGGGCCAGATTTACCCAGAACTCTGCCCTCAAGATGCACCGCAG GACTCACACAGGAGAGAAGCCATTTGCATGTGATGAGTGTGATGCACGGTTCACTCAGAAGCACATGCTGGCCTACCATAAGAGATCGCACACAG GAGAGAAGCCATTCATGTGCGAAGCCTGTGGGAAAAACTTTGCATCTAAAGAATACCTGAGACACCACTCAAACATCCACACAGGCTCCAGACCATATAAGTGTGAAATTTGCGGTAGAGGCTTCGCTCAGAGGAACTCTCTCCACcagcatttaaaaatacatacag GCGAGCGTCCGTACAGCTGTAAAGACTGTGACAAACAGTTCACTCAGCTCAACGCACTGCAGAGGCACCAGCGTATTCACACAGGAGAGAAGCCCTACATGTGCGGCCTCTGCAAACGCACATTTACGGACAAGTCCACCCTACGCAGGCACACTACG ATTCATGACTCAGATGCTCCGTGGAAGACCTACCTGGTGGTGCTGGAGGGAAACGTGGAGGAAAAGAAGCCCAGATCTCCCACTaagataaagacagaaaaagcagGACCAGGAGAGAATAAGAGCACGCCCAGAAAAagtgctgctactgctgctggcGATGCTCCTGATGCTGCTGGTAAAACCCACATTGACTCCATTGTGATTCCATCTGAGCCAGTCGCTGTTCCTGCTGAGTGGACCAGTCACGGAGCCATCACTCTGGTCAGCCACAGCACTATCGGCGGGATCACCGTTATCCACACTGATGTCACACCAGGGACTCAGCTCCAGCCCATCGTAGCCACTGACAATACAGGGACCAGTGTCATTTCTTTAGATGGGTCAGCCATCCCTGTTCCCTTCCCTTTACCAGTGTCCATGGCTCACTCTGTCCCCTTGTCCTGTGAAGCCCCCTCTACTTCTCTGTCTGTACCCACTCTCTCAGTTCCTGTTTCTGAGGGGTTTTTAGCATCAGTCTCACAGATCCCAGGAGTTTCTACATCATCTGTGCTGGAAGCTGCAGCTTCGCAAACTATTTTGGCTCCAGTTTCAGACTCTAAAGCCGCTTCAGATACTGAACCTCTGGACCCCAACATTCAGACTATGGTTATTGGTAAGAATGATTGTGGAAAAAACCAGCCAGTATCAAAAGTGAAGAACAAGAAAGGACTAAACTGA
- the napbb gene encoding N-ethylmaleimide-sensitive factor attachment protein, beta b isoform X1: MDNSGKEKEAIQLMADADKKVKSSGSFLGGMFGGGHHKVEEACEMYCRAANMFKMAKNWSGAGNAFCKAARLHLQLQNKHDCATSFIDAGNAYKKSDPNEAIKCLNAAIDIYTDMGRFTIAAKHHISIAEIYESELVDIEKAIAHYEQAADYYKGEESNSSANKCLLKVGAYCAQLEQYQKAIEIYEQVGANTMDNPLLKYSAKEYFFKAALCHFIVDELNAKIAVEKYEEMFPAFSDSRECKLLKKLLEAHEEQNSDAFTEAVKEFDSISRLDQWHTTLLLRIKKTIQGDEGDLK; the protein is encoded by the exons ATGGACAACTCTGGGAAAGAGAAGGAAGCTATTCAGCTTATGGCCGACGCTGACAAAAAAGTCAAGTCGTCTGGTTCTTTTTTGGGAGGGATGTTTGGAGG GGGACATCACAAAGTGGAAGAGGCATGTGAGATGTACTGCAGAGCAGCCAACATGTTCAAGATGGCCAAGAACTGGAGCG GTGCTGGAAATGCATTTTGCAAGGCCGCACGTCTCCATTTGCAGCTGCAGAACAAACACGACTGTGCCACCAGTTTCATTGATGCTGGAAATGCTTACAAGAAGTCTGACCCTAATG AGGCAATCAAGTGTTTAAATGCTGCCATCGATATATACACAGACATG GGAAGATTTACCATCGCAGCCAAACACCACATCAGTATTGCAGAGATCTACGAGTCTGAACTAGTTGATATTGAAAAG GCGATTGCACATTATGAACAAGCAGCAGACTACTACAAAGGAGAAGAGTCGAACAG TTCTGCCAACAAGTGTCTGCTGAAAGTGGGAGCTTACTGCGCTCAGTTGGAGCAGTACCAGAAGGCTATTGAGATCTACGAGCAG GTTGGAGCCAACACGATGGACAACCCGCTGCTGAAATACAGCGCCAAGGAGTATTTCTTCAAAGCCGCTCTTTGTCATTTCATCGTTGACGAGCTCAACGCTAAG ATCGCTGTTGAGAAGTATGAGGAGATGTTCCCGGCTTTTTCAGACTCCAGAGAATGCAAGTTGTTGAAG AAACTCCTTGAGGCTCACGAGGAGCAGAACAGCGATGCTTTCACAGAGGCA GTAAAGGAGTTTGACTCAATCTCACGTCTGGACCAGTGGCACACAACCCTCCTGCTGCGCATCAAAAAGACCATCCAGGGCGATGAAGGGGATCTGAAATGA
- the napbb gene encoding N-ethylmaleimide-sensitive factor attachment protein, beta b isoform X3 yields the protein MSPRCYYSAVLIQDNHCQASYWGHHKVEEACEMYCRAANMFKMAKNWSGAGNAFCKAARLHLQLQNKHDCATSFIDAGNAYKKSDPNEAIKCLNAAIDIYTDMGRFTIAAKHHISIAEIYESELVDIEKAIAHYEQAADYYKGEESNSSANKCLLKVGAYCAQLEQYQKAIEIYEQVGANTMDNPLLKYSAKEYFFKAALCHFIVDELNAKIAVEKYEEMFPAFSDSRECKLLKKLLEAHEEQNSDAFTEAVKEFDSISRLDQWHTTLLLRIKKTIQGDEGDLK from the exons ATGAGCCCCAGATGTTACTACTCTGCAGTTCTTATCCAGGATAACCATTGCCAGGCTTCATATTG GGGACATCACAAAGTGGAAGAGGCATGTGAGATGTACTGCAGAGCAGCCAACATGTTCAAGATGGCCAAGAACTGGAGCG GTGCTGGAAATGCATTTTGCAAGGCCGCACGTCTCCATTTGCAGCTGCAGAACAAACACGACTGTGCCACCAGTTTCATTGATGCTGGAAATGCTTACAAGAAGTCTGACCCTAATG AGGCAATCAAGTGTTTAAATGCTGCCATCGATATATACACAGACATG GGAAGATTTACCATCGCAGCCAAACACCACATCAGTATTGCAGAGATCTACGAGTCTGAACTAGTTGATATTGAAAAG GCGATTGCACATTATGAACAAGCAGCAGACTACTACAAAGGAGAAGAGTCGAACAG TTCTGCCAACAAGTGTCTGCTGAAAGTGGGAGCTTACTGCGCTCAGTTGGAGCAGTACCAGAAGGCTATTGAGATCTACGAGCAG GTTGGAGCCAACACGATGGACAACCCGCTGCTGAAATACAGCGCCAAGGAGTATTTCTTCAAAGCCGCTCTTTGTCATTTCATCGTTGACGAGCTCAACGCTAAG ATCGCTGTTGAGAAGTATGAGGAGATGTTCCCGGCTTTTTCAGACTCCAGAGAATGCAAGTTGTTGAAG AAACTCCTTGAGGCTCACGAGGAGCAGAACAGCGATGCTTTCACAGAGGCA GTAAAGGAGTTTGACTCAATCTCACGTCTGGACCAGTGGCACACAACCCTCCTGCTGCGCATCAAAAAGACCATCCAGGGCGATGAAGGGGATCTGAAATGA
- the napbb gene encoding N-ethylmaleimide-sensitive factor attachment protein, beta b isoform X4 has protein sequence MHFARPHVSICSCRTNTTVPPVSLMLEMLTRSLTLMGRFTIAAKHHISIAEIYESELVDIEKAIAHYEQAADYYKGEESNSSANKCLLKVGAYCAQLEQYQKAIEIYEQVGANTMDNPLLKYSAKEYFFKAALCHFIVDELNAKIAVEKYEEMFPAFSDSRECKLLKKLLEAHEEQNSDAFTEAVKEFDSISRLDQWHTTLLLRIKKTIQGDEGDLK, from the exons ATGCATTTTGCAAGGCCGCACGTCTCCATTTGCAGCTGCAGAACAAACACGACTGTGCCACCAGTTTCATTGATGCTGGAAATGCTTACAAGAAGTCTGACCCTAATG GGAAGATTTACCATCGCAGCCAAACACCACATCAGTATTGCAGAGATCTACGAGTCTGAACTAGTTGATATTGAAAAG GCGATTGCACATTATGAACAAGCAGCAGACTACTACAAAGGAGAAGAGTCGAACAG TTCTGCCAACAAGTGTCTGCTGAAAGTGGGAGCTTACTGCGCTCAGTTGGAGCAGTACCAGAAGGCTATTGAGATCTACGAGCAG GTTGGAGCCAACACGATGGACAACCCGCTGCTGAAATACAGCGCCAAGGAGTATTTCTTCAAAGCCGCTCTTTGTCATTTCATCGTTGACGAGCTCAACGCTAAG ATCGCTGTTGAGAAGTATGAGGAGATGTTCCCGGCTTTTTCAGACTCCAGAGAATGCAAGTTGTTGAAG AAACTCCTTGAGGCTCACGAGGAGCAGAACAGCGATGCTTTCACAGAGGCA GTAAAGGAGTTTGACTCAATCTCACGTCTGGACCAGTGGCACACAACCCTCCTGCTGCGCATCAAAAAGACCATCCAGGGCGATGAAGGGGATCTGAAATGA
- the napbb gene encoding N-ethylmaleimide-sensitive factor attachment protein, beta b isoform X2 produces MSAYTYSVLMSPRCYYSAVLIQDNHCQASYWGHHKVEEACEMYCRAANMFKMAKNWSGAGNAFCKAARLHLQLQNKHDCATSFIDAGNAYKKSDPNEAIKCLNAAIDIYTDMGRFTIAAKHHISIAEIYESELVDIEKAIAHYEQAADYYKGEESNSSANKCLLKVGAYCAQLEQYQKAIEIYEQVGANTMDNPLLKYSAKEYFFKAALCHFIVDELNAKIAVEKYEEMFPAFSDSRECKLLKKLLEAHEEQNSDAFTEAVKEFDSISRLDQWHTTLLLRIKKTIQGDEGDLK; encoded by the exons ATGTCAGCTTACACATACAGCGTACTG ATGAGCCCCAGATGTTACTACTCTGCAGTTCTTATCCAGGATAACCATTGCCAGGCTTCATATTG GGGACATCACAAAGTGGAAGAGGCATGTGAGATGTACTGCAGAGCAGCCAACATGTTCAAGATGGCCAAGAACTGGAGCG GTGCTGGAAATGCATTTTGCAAGGCCGCACGTCTCCATTTGCAGCTGCAGAACAAACACGACTGTGCCACCAGTTTCATTGATGCTGGAAATGCTTACAAGAAGTCTGACCCTAATG AGGCAATCAAGTGTTTAAATGCTGCCATCGATATATACACAGACATG GGAAGATTTACCATCGCAGCCAAACACCACATCAGTATTGCAGAGATCTACGAGTCTGAACTAGTTGATATTGAAAAG GCGATTGCACATTATGAACAAGCAGCAGACTACTACAAAGGAGAAGAGTCGAACAG TTCTGCCAACAAGTGTCTGCTGAAAGTGGGAGCTTACTGCGCTCAGTTGGAGCAGTACCAGAAGGCTATTGAGATCTACGAGCAG GTTGGAGCCAACACGATGGACAACCCGCTGCTGAAATACAGCGCCAAGGAGTATTTCTTCAAAGCCGCTCTTTGTCATTTCATCGTTGACGAGCTCAACGCTAAG ATCGCTGTTGAGAAGTATGAGGAGATGTTCCCGGCTTTTTCAGACTCCAGAGAATGCAAGTTGTTGAAG AAACTCCTTGAGGCTCACGAGGAGCAGAACAGCGATGCTTTCACAGAGGCA GTAAAGGAGTTTGACTCAATCTCACGTCTGGACCAGTGGCACACAACCCTCCTGCTGCGCATCAAAAAGACCATCCAGGGCGATGAAGGGGATCTGAAATGA